From the Solirubrobacterales bacterium genome, one window contains:
- a CDS encoding UBP-type zinc finger domain-containing protein, translating into MTAAPNCPHISDITAVKHPQRRECEECVKIGARWVHLRTCQQCGRTLCCDSSPNRHATKHAHASGHPVIASAEPGERWLYCYPDDAFAEY; encoded by the coding sequence ATGACCGCCGCCCCGAACTGCCCCCACATCAGCGATATCACGGCTGTCAAACATCCCCAGCGCCGGGAATGCGAGGAGTGCGTGAAGATCGGTGCCCGCTGGGTGCATCTGCGGACCTGCCAGCAGTGCGGCAGGACGCTGTGCTGCGACAGCTCGCCCAACCGGCACGCCACCAAGCACGCGCACGCCAGCGGCCACCCCGTGATCGCTTCGGCGGAGCCCGGCGAGCGCTGGCTGTATTGTTATCCCGACGACGCCTTTGCGGAATATTGA